A single Pseudomonas sp. DC1.2 DNA region contains:
- a CDS encoding alkaline phosphatase family protein, which yields MKHNVILVVLDGLNYEVARHAMGHLQAYVGAGRAALYKLECELPALSRPLYECILTGVTPIDSGIVHNNVSRLSNQRSIYHYAAEAGLTTAAAAYHWVSELYNRSPFVAARDRHTDDPQLPIQHGHFYWNDHYPDSHLFADAENLRLRHTPNFLLVHPMNIDDAGHKHGLDTPQYRNSARSADIVLADYLQGWLDAGYQVLVTADHGMNNDRSHNGLLPEEREVPLFVLGDAFSFNASAAPKQTDICGTVCELLGVAHDKPVCRELLK from the coding sequence ATGAAGCACAACGTCATCCTTGTCGTGCTCGACGGCCTCAACTACGAGGTTGCGCGCCACGCCATGGGGCACCTGCAGGCTTACGTTGGCGCAGGACGCGCGGCACTCTACAAACTGGAGTGCGAACTGCCGGCCCTGTCCCGACCGCTATATGAATGCATCCTGACCGGCGTCACACCGATCGATAGCGGCATCGTCCATAACAATGTCTCGCGCCTGTCCAATCAGCGCAGCATCTATCACTACGCCGCAGAGGCCGGCCTTACGACCGCCGCTGCGGCTTATCATTGGGTCAGCGAGTTGTATAACCGTTCGCCGTTCGTCGCCGCACGGGATCGTCACACCGACGACCCGCAGTTGCCGATCCAGCACGGTCATTTCTACTGGAACGATCACTACCCCGACTCGCATCTGTTCGCCGACGCGGAAAACCTGCGTCTGCGGCACACGCCGAACTTTCTGCTGGTACACCCCATGAACATCGACGACGCCGGGCACAAGCACGGCCTCGATACCCCGCAGTACCGCAACAGCGCCCGCTCGGCCGACATTGTGTTGGCTGACTACCTGCAAGGCTGGCTCGACGCCGGCTACCAGGTGCTGGTGACCGCCGACCACGGCATGAACAACGACCGCTCCCACAACGGCTTGTTGCCAGAAGAACGCGAAGTGCCGCTGTTCGTCCTGGGCGACGCCTTCAGTTTCAACGCCAGCGCCGCGCCGAAGCAGACCGACATTTGCGGCACCGTCTGTGAACTGCTGGGTGTGGCGCACGACAAACCTGTGTGCCGGGAGCTGCTCAAGTGA
- a CDS encoding ABC transporter substrate-binding protein, with the protein MKQLFLASLLGSTIAMCTAAMAADTDLKTLEAAAKAEGAVNSVGMPDDWANWKGTWDDLAKTYGLKHIDTDMSSAQEVAKFAAEKDNASADIGDVGAAFGPIAVKQGVTQPYKPTTWAQVPDWAKDKDGNWALAYTGTIAFIVNKKLLHGSEAPKSWADLKTGKYKVSIGDVSTAAQAANGVLAAALANGGDEKNIQPALLMFAEIAKQGRLSLANPTIATMEKGEVEVGVVWDFNGLSYKAKMANPEDYIVLIPSDGSVISGYTTIINKYAKHPNAAKLTREYIFSDAGQTNLARGNARPIRADHLTLPEDVKAKLLPNEQYKKVTPIKDADAWEKTSKALPQKWQEEVIINMQ; encoded by the coding sequence ATGAAACAGCTTTTCCTGGCATCACTGTTAGGCTCGACCATTGCCATGTGCACCGCCGCCATGGCCGCTGATACGGATTTGAAAACCCTCGAAGCCGCTGCGAAAGCGGAAGGCGCAGTCAACAGCGTCGGCATGCCCGATGACTGGGCCAACTGGAAAGGTACGTGGGATGACCTGGCCAAGACCTACGGCCTGAAGCACATCGACACTGACATGAGTTCGGCGCAGGAAGTGGCCAAGTTCGCCGCTGAAAAAGACAACGCCAGTGCCGACATCGGCGACGTGGGCGCCGCTTTTGGCCCGATAGCCGTCAAACAGGGCGTGACTCAACCGTACAAGCCAACCACCTGGGCACAAGTCCCGGACTGGGCGAAAGACAAGGACGGCAACTGGGCCTTGGCGTACACCGGGACCATCGCGTTCATTGTTAACAAAAAGCTGCTGCACGGTTCTGAAGCACCGAAAAGTTGGGCTGATCTGAAAACCGGCAAATACAAAGTGTCCATCGGCGACGTGAGCACCGCTGCTCAAGCCGCCAACGGCGTCCTGGCTGCAGCACTGGCCAACGGTGGCGACGAAAAAAACATCCAGCCTGCGCTGCTGATGTTTGCTGAGATCGCCAAGCAGGGTCGTCTGTCGCTCGCCAACCCGACCATCGCCACCATGGAAAAAGGTGAAGTGGAAGTCGGCGTGGTCTGGGACTTCAACGGCCTGAGCTACAAGGCCAAAATGGCCAACCCTGAGGACTACATCGTGCTGATCCCGTCCGATGGTTCGGTGATCTCCGGCTACACCACCATTATCAACAAGTACGCCAAACACCCGAACGCCGCCAAGCTGACTCGCGAGTACATCTTCAGCGACGCCGGCCAGACCAACCTGGCGCGCGGCAATGCTCGTCCAATCCGCGCTGACCACCTGACCCTGCCGGAAGACGTGAAAGCCAAGCTGCTGCCGAACGAGCAGTACAAAAAAGTAACACCAATCAAAGATGCCGACGCATGGGAAAAGACCTCCAAGGCACTGCCTCAGAAGTGGCAGGAAGAAGTCATTATCAATATGCAATAA